The segment aataataataataatgaagaagaagaacgcgaacaataatagtaaggtcttccgcaggagacggaagaccttaataataataagaaacagagtaaaaacaatatgttcccaaactttgtttggggaacataaatatagaatacaaatggaaaagatcaaatattgcaacgtttgacatgccatacatttattacatgtatatttatgtgaTTTTTCACAGTCCACGGTATCTCAGTTTAAATCAGAATAAGGATGAGCAATTCTTCAATATTACTTTATATCAATACATGTGCAACCAACGCACGCAATCATTAACTTGAAATCCTTTCACACTGTggacaaaaatatgtacatcaggTGTCAATGAACCGAACATGTTAAGTATATCGAATTCGTATCTCTaatgtaatttttctgttgaaatctgTTTTCTAACGTATGCGAGTGattcaatcttttaaaaattaatgtttgtGTAAATTAACACATGTAGCCGTAGcaattaagagagagagagagaaatagaaagagagaaagagagagaatgtACTTTTTCTGTTATCATTACATGTCATGTTGGTTATTTTAACGAGCAAAGTTTGATCTATAAGTTGCACTCCTTTTTATATAGTAGTATTGTATTATAGTGGAACCAATTAACTGAATTTCAGGACTAACctcttgcccccccccccccccccccccccccccccccccccccccccccctccacgaGTTAGGATTTGGAGCTTTTgagttttgttatatttgtttgttggttttctattttctttgctttttaagtattttcagacattaattgtgaagtcaacttcaCCTTGTCCCTCCCCCCTCCTTTGAAAATAATGTTACATGACcgattatattgatattatcaCATGGTTTAATCGTGCTTTTGTTCCCAAGTGTctgttatttattattttattttttacagattCCTCATGAAAGTTTTGGTATTAATAGTACCATAGGACAGAATTAAGCACCAAATAGGCCTACTGGATACAGGTCTATACTCCTCCTCCCCCTTCCCATCCCTTCAATTTAACAAAATCTACATTCTAAGAAGTGTTCTTCGTAAAATCGAATGTTATGAAAGAAGGCAGAGGTGAGCAagccccacgctccaacattgcttgacaatgcctcacataatgaatggtaatgctatgcaggACAGACGAGCTCAAAATATTCTAAGTTCAATAGgcgcataactcccagaaaaattattgaatcagaattatctgggaatatgcacatctacacagtgtgtccttattaactacaaagtttcatgaaattctgttgagcggtctcaggagttgcgctgacaagaacagggcAGAAGGGCTAGAAATTCCAAGTTCAATCTGTTAAAACTCAACCCATAATAAAGATTTTGACACCGTAAGCTTTACAATATCCTATTTGTTTCTACTATTTTATCTGAATCATATGACCCCATCGGTAAGCACGCCCCCTACTTCCGGTGTAAGGACAGCAACTGCAACAAAGAAGGCCTGATATGAATTGCATGtacgatatctttaattcaaatgaatttaagaacactttttgaataattgcgtgatttagttatgttatatttatataggGCCTATATTaaatacagtaaatgaaaggtgaagataacaaacagtgatcaatctcataacccctgtaagcaatgcaaaatagatagttgggcaaacacggaatccgggacacaccagaggttggatcaggtgcctaggaggagtaagcatcccctgtcgaccggtcacacccgccgtgtaagtaaataaaatttgattattaggaagtcacttggagctccaaattacaTGTTCCTAATGTAAAAGAATTGATTTTACGAttgtaatccgtcatgccgaatagttgaccaaagacaaaatgaacggtgATCCATAATTTCAAACTCAGTATtgaaatgtgtttataatggtacatgtagttttagtccagtgcgacaatttaaAAGCAATATAGTAAATAtacatttgatgttgttgaccttgaactgtgacctAAAACACTTAAACCATATCACCATGATTACCAGTATGGAATTCATATAGTTGATGGATGTAGTTTTCATCAGGGATGAAATGGTTTACGTTAGAACTCTACTTAAATTAAATAAACATGTAGCATGTATTCTAAATGTCGCACAAATAAATTGGGTCTGATAAACAACCAAAAAAATTCGGTACTCCGTCATTGTGCGACGTACCGTTTCCCTAGTTACGACGTAGTTAAAAAAACATCATGTCTGGGTCACTGTCTTTGGGCAAATTACAAATGGAACACCAAACAACACACCGATATAACATTCACATCTgcatttaaaataattaaaaaggACTTTTGAACTATGCTCGTAATAAGGAGATATTCCATTAATTTCGGACAGACGGGTAATTTCAGACGATTCTCAAAATAAACACAATATTTATCTCAGTACAGATGTAtctccgtggggatccgggttagaataggtcctcagtgtcccttgcttgttgtaagaggggcggccgcaaaaaccgaggtcccgtgtcacaacaggtgtgataaagattcctccttGCTCAAACGCGATCACTGGCcaatattttgcagcccttcaccggcaatggtgacgtctcaatatgagtgaaaaattcttgagcggacgttaaacaatatacaatcaatcttaaaTACAGATGTAAACGTCACAATGCGCATATCTTTCGGAAGCGAAAAAGAGTTCAGGGTTTTCCGTGTCATTTCTATGACTTTCTGtttaaatatagtttaaatacATAATGATGATGAAACCTGACCATTCTGATCTAGTTAGTACTGTTGGTGTGGTGTTTTCGAAACTGAGTACAAACGTCAGTCAAGTTCGAAATTCAGATTACAGGCAAGTTTCTGATAAATTACAGTTACATAATTTAATCTTTGAAAACACTTcatcaatatttgtattttcattgagaattgaatttttaaactaaGAAACATGTCTAAATACGTGTCCAAATTTAAGCGTATTCAAAATGAGCAAGAGTTTAATTTTGGACAGTGTCTAAACTATATACTAGGATACAtcttatatttaaataaaaataataataaaactaaaCTTGACCTTTTTATTTATTCCTTTATTTGAGAATGCCTAGTAAATCACGGAACATAAAAGGGGCAAAcattctattacatgtatttagttacCTTAAAAAGGCCTTTCATGCCATCAAAAGTGGACAACTGAAATTCTTTGGTATTCCAAGGTCTACTCTtcgagattgattgattgtatattgttttacgtcccactcaagaattttttcactcatattagACGTCGTCATTGCTGGcgaagggctgcgaaatttaggccaatgttcgttgcttatggcctttgagcagggagggatctttatcgtgccatacctgctgtgacacggatcCTCggattttgtggtctcatctgacgacaagcaagggatactgagggcccggatccccacggaactaCTCCTTAAGATCATGTATTTGAATTCAAAGTGGAAAAAACCGGATCTTCCCGAGTCTGTAGAAAATAAAGTTGCTGAATCGCTAAAGACTGGTGGAACGGGTTTAGAAAACGGCAGTCTTTCAATTCGCCGGTTGAAAAAGATCGAGAACTTTGATGATGAATCCGGTTATTGTTGACAGTTACCATCAATGATCTGATAAACCACACTGTGTGTGGAATTGTGATGAAATCGACCGAAATTTTGAGCATACACCCGTTCGTGTTATTTTCGACAAAAAAGCGCAGGATGTTGTTGGGAAAAACAAGCAACAACAGAACAAATATCACTATCATGTACGTAAATGCAAACGGGATAAGTATGCTTTCCACGTTCATCGTCAGCTTCTCTTCACGGGTTTAATACCGAGGCACCGACAGGATCTTTTCAAGAGAATGACTAAATGAATGACTAGATCGGAGAAAAATGGTTCAAGGGcgttttcttgagaaaaaaatttgtGGCCCAGAGAGACAACAGCTTTTAATTTTAGATGGCCACTCTTCTCTTTAGCCATTTTGTATTGTACCATggaaaatcaaattcaaattctttCTGTACCACCTCACACTACCCACATCCTATAACCCCTTGATCGCTGCGTCTTTGGGCCGTTTAGTACGCCCTACATTAAAGAATGTTCCAATTTCATTTCTGAACACGTTTTCAATACTGTAACAAATGGAGTTTCCATAGCCTAATAGAAAAGGCATAGACAATCCTGAGCTGCTTCCTCATATCATTATGAATGGAGACATTGGAATTTTTGAGTCGTCTTCAGTGATTCAGATTGGCATCGGCATATGACCGATGAATATTCAATATGGCCGACTAAACATTTAACAGAAAGGCCAAAATGGCCCATGAAGTTTTCTTTTTTCGGTCAGTATGGCCGATCGTTTTTTAGTGCTTATCGGTCACGGGAAAATAACCGCCATTCATCTTGGTTCGTTATGATACAAATACTGCGTCGATCATTTGTTAAGAAGATTTTGATTGGTTTTCGAAAAACTTCCGTCCAATCAAAATtactttgagaaaaaaataataaactggTACCACTGTTGAGATATCgctcaaaatattgttgtaatacggggaaccagtttaaaaacaaaagaaaaatgacTCCCAAGAAGCGAGTCCGACTGAATGAAGGGCAACAAACCCTATTGAATATAGGATTTTCATGCCCTACAACCGAGAAAAATTCTGAAACAGTCAAGAAAGAGACAGAGCAGCGTAACTTCCAATCAAAGTGGCTTACATTAAAACCATGGCTTCGATATGACCCTTCCAAAAATGTGGTGACTTGTAACATTTGCATCAAAGCAAAGAAATGTAATTCTTTCACAAAGGGGAACTCTAATTTCAAAACCAGTAGTTTGCAGGACCATTTGAGGAGTAATGATCACAAGATAGCCCTTCAAGTTCCAGTACTCTAGGGTGACTTGAGAAAAAGTCACGAAAAGCAGATGGGTAACAAGGAAAAAGCAGTGAAAATCGCTCTCAAGGTTGTTTACTGGATGGTCAAAGAAAACATTGCCTTAGTAAAATATAAGCCGCTGATACAACTCTTGAAAAGTGTAGGAGTCACTGACCTGGATTACTTGGCACCTTCAGAGGGTATTTCCTATGATACTGACTATGCAGTTCATGAATTTCTTGATGCTCTTaatgaaactgttgaaataatgaaacTGTTGAAAATGAAACAAGAAATCTGATGTGTGAAAGTCCTTACATAAGTGTGCTAGCCGATGAATCCACAGACCGTACCGTGTTACACAGACTGATCATTTATGTTCAGATTCTACAACCtgttactttaaaaattatcataattattattaaagaTAGGAGGTATGATAATTTGATAATATGCTAGACAAAGTAGGTTTTGAAGGTCTATTCTATTGACTTGTTATGACAATGCTAATTAGATGCAGTattcagtatttgaaatatgtaaGAACAAAAAGCTTTATATGCAAGATTTAACAATGGAGGTAATATAactataaattaaaatacaaagaatatgaaacatatttttgaAAGGAATTTATTTAGGAAACTGGGACTAATGAGAGAATTGAATGAATTTTCAGGACGTGATAAAGGTACGACAGGAATGCTCCTACGTATGAACCCCCGCCtggtaaatgtatattgtattgcaCACCGATTGGCACTATGCTCCAGCCAAGCTGCGGAGAAAATCCCTTCAATGCAGGCTTATCAGGAAACCTTGACCAGCATTTTCTACTATTTCAAGTATTCACCGTCAAAGTTAACGAAGTTTAAGGGCATCCAAAGTGTTTTAGTGCTATGCTAAAGTTTAAGGAGGTGCATTCAGTTAGATGGTTATAATTCTTCGCAGCGTTGGAATCAATCTACAGGTACAGTACTGTAAACACTAAATgtttaactttgatatattattcAATACAGTTATACTTCAATCACTGGACTTACTTTTAATATTTGATTATTATTTCAAGTAAACTttataatatgtaaattataatttatAGCACTTTATCTAATTATCTATTCAGATGTTTGGATGCTTTCCTTACATATCTGGCTGAGACAGGTTTATCAGATCTGTCAcaatttgagtttgttttattatgcTTGTTATGGCGTTCCATAGTTTGTTCTCATCATATAGTCGTTACGGATAGTTGGTCACGGCTGTCAGACCGGTTGGTAAATGCTTTCGTGTTAGTTCTGACCAGGCTGTGGAAGTGGGAAGGTGTGTCCGCCCAATGTGAGAAAATGATAGACCTGTGTGGTCGAGAGTTTTACCTGTGTGGTTTACTGGGCCTGCGTTGTATGTGCATTTAGTACGGGTGTTCGAATGATGTTCCTGTGTGGAAAGTGAGAACACAATTTTGAGCATTTCGACAGCGGTGAGTGTGAACTGTTTATTATCCCCTCGCGCAACTAGTTGCGGAGGGGATATAGCATCGCTACTGTGCGTGTGTCCGTGTGTGTGTGTCCATTACAGCTTGTGGGCAAGATTTAAAGAGAACCTTTGCACTAATGATTCGCAGCCTTCGCATATATATGTGGCATTGTAAAAAGACGAACCCTATTCATTTTCAAGTTAATCggtgaaatatttcttaaaatatcgcGTCTTTACTACCTAAAAACCGTGAAATTTTATGTACGAGTTGACAATACTCACTTCCGGTTAATTCAAACTGGTACCTTGTCAAGTTACGATTctgcattctctacccagagttccgtgcgctcctcgcactacacctctgtcaacggctttttacagaaatcttgtaaaagtttctaatatcctacatttatgttttcaactaaatatttagtcatactatgaaatgttttttgtgcaattaaattgatgcttactgtaaattgtttaaaatcgccgttttctgatcctaaatttggaactacttcgtaatatgcgtatgaatgtcgGACATCCACGTGGTGAAGATttgaatgtaaacatggaatcaaaagtaagaaaggctgtaaaaatacgataaaacttgtgaaataaaagacaaacagctaaatgctagatatgtacttattaaagtgccagtgggcaatgaaaagagcctgatgtatcacctgttaccagaacttttaaacggaaaggaaaccgagaattattgtttatatcaggtgattatattgtcatgtgattccaagcgttgacagaggtgtatttgaagcttgcgtaacgcgccctctggtgagagaatgacgATTCTGGTCGCTTCGGTTGCacagggaaccagtttaaagAAAACGAGACAGCTTACATCTGCACGTCTGCTGCAGGTAAGTTTGTATTTGTGCATTGTCATATTAGGCCTAGTGCACGTTGGCGTGCCCAAAGACAGTCTGTAGGAAATAAAAGCGCTATCTTTGACACtgagtaattaaaataatttgatgaacgTCGCGGTTTCATTACCAGATTACCCCACGTGTTTACAATACAGAATTAATTCAGATTACCACACGTGTCTGTTTACAGAATTAATTCTTGAGGTGTACGTAATTCTTGAAATTTCACAAGCTTCGTCGACCTGTCAACACCGGTATATTGTCTTTTTACACAACGAAAAAATATTGCTTCCGTGGGAATTTTCTGAGTTCATGCATTCTGCATACAACAACTGTGAGGTATATTCGGGTAAGTAATTACTGAAATTTAGTGCATACGTGATAtgtttctgctaggaataaGGGAAACTGCCCAATCACATatgtatatgcccccccccccccccgataatATGCACCTTGATAGGTTTATTAAAAATGCCATATTAATTATCCCCCCTCCACCACCACCTAATAATGTTAGAGGTATCTGGATTTTATTCAATAATAAAtagctatatatatttaacaaaaccctatatatgaatatatagaatGGGAAGAATAAGGGAAACTGCACAATcacatatcccccccccccctccaaatgATATGCACCTTGATAGGTATATTAAAAGTACCATGttaattatgccccccccccaccaccaccaaatGATGTtagaggtatctgaattttaatcaacaATAAATagctatacagtataatctgtctaaaccggctgtgtgtggttccaaagaaattggccgatTTACACAGTACGAagtgcagaatgttgaaaagtatgagagttgcttcccttgtattcgcTGTTTATCATGCATACATGTGTAACACAGGCAATTgtatcgcttggggtcgaatttactatataaagagtaaaggtatagaactctaaatatagggtacccaagttagctgatataaaaacaataaattaattgatataaaattctactttgtattttcatttattcatacataatcaatctacattactaccaaagttcatcccgaaattccgtatacttcccaagatatgcagaaatgaactcggaaaaatgcctattattttttggttgacttttagctgggccctgacactatacgactacacagagtgtttgagcattgcaacaagctatcaaatagaatgtgcagcataaaacattatttttaaaatgaatttcttaccccaattcataaaatctcattgaaaatatacaatctAGGTAACGTAACTCGAGTTTTGACTTAAATTGATGAGGCCTGAAATGCAAATAACAATTTGAAAACCCTTAAGGTACTCCGTCCCTCAGGTGCaaaaaaatgaagatgtattttttttaccattattGTGAAGCTTTTCTTACGTACTTGTTATTATTACAAAGAATTGATAATTATTTACCATTGTATCCAGGTGATCTTATGAGATAATTGATCATTACGTATACAgtaaataatagaaaacaaaaagagTTATCTCAGTTTCATcaaattgtatttcatatacTGTATGTTGACTTGTTTGCTGCCTAAACAAAATATCCACTGGGTGAAAggattacaaaaataaaaataaattgcattgtatccagtaaaatataaaagataatgACTGAAATCAATATGACATCAATTTTCAGaatgtagagttatctctcttccATGAATTTGGACACAGCAGTAATGATAGATGTGCGCTTTGTAATCCTGGGCGACAAACTCAACTcatcatttatctaaaaaatatAACAGGAAAGAACTATCATAAACATAtgtgcacacacacacacacacacacacacacacacacacacacacacacacacacacacacacacacacacacacacacacacacacatatatatatatatatacactcagTATCCATACTAAGTAGTTCTAAATGGAAATAATACCCGAGTCACATAATGTGGTCCTATATTTTTTTCACATCTAGCTGCAGCAACTCTGCTAGTGGTACTCTCTGAACCAGAGTAGAAGTTGTTCTTTGGATTTTTTCTTGCAACAATTTGATTGAAGTTTTCATTGTTCTGTGTGCTCTCTAATGAAGAAAGTCTGTCATATTGTTCTGCATACAATGTGAAGATTTTCACAAGATCATGGTGGAGTTCTTTATCCGAAAGGTATTTCCCATAGGGTAGATTCCTAGGAACATATGAATCCCTGTTCTGCAGATTTACAGATAAATTGCAAAATACACACACGTTTAGgtttttataaaaatacttACCTACAGCAAGTTTGGTGTTGATATCAAAAGGACCTTGACCATTCTGACCTATATTGTGTCGTTTACCAGTTGGAATGATCGTCAGTTCGTCGCACTTCCTGCATCTCACATACAGTAAGCTGGCTAGTCCATAACGTCTCTCTTTCTCACTGTCAACAAGATCCAAAGGCGTATGACACAGAAAGCACCCTCTTTGCAAATGATCCACCAGAATTGAAAATTCAACAACTCTTCTGCCTTGGAACAGGTCAGATgtctctttattttcatcatattCATCTACCTGTGCTAGTGGATCTTCGCTGTTGACATCGATGAAGTCAGGGTGGTTGTTATTTTCATCGGTACATGTGCTAATGGTTATAGTAGCAGTAGACGAGGCTTTCTTGAACCGACCTTTCTTATCTCTTTCTTGTATACAATTCCCCTCCatttccgtttgtttacatctgtgaattcttattcttttttcaAAGAAGAGTTCCAAAAAATATAAATGCCGGAATTTAtgatacgaataaactttttccgGATTTTACGCGAGTTACCAAACATTGCTGAGGATTGGAGTCCCttaagttaatttttttttaaacttcctTATTTTATATAACACATTGTCTGGCAGGTTTTCAGATACATCTCTCATAGCTGCATTTGGTACACTGGCCATGAGACCCCTAAGCTTCCTTTCAAAGACAGACCAAGACATATGGTAGAATGAACAGTTAGATATCATTTTGCAGCACTATGGTTCACCACAGGAGCACAGATGGAAAAATGAAGAGAAACAAGCAGAGTCAAGAGTGAGCCAATAATTGATGCCCAGAAGTGCAAAGAAGAATGGGAACTTGCAAAGAAAACTGTTCTAGCACAATCTTATCCTAGAAATTCTATGGAAGGATTATGGTGCCTTGTGAACACTTACCATAGGGATGATTTCCCTAATCTTATCAAGCTTGCATCTTTAGCCCTTACACTGCCTGTAAACACTGCAAGCTGTGAGAGAGGCTTTTCTGTGCAAAATCAAGTTCTTACTCCATTGAGAAACAAATTAAATGTTCAAACGCAAGATGTACTAATGCGTTTGAGAATTAATGGAAGTGATGTTCACGAGttcaatacacgtatcaacacttcgcgaaagttaagtcccttgtccgccatctcccggataaaaatcgtatttccctacgttggcctttgtaatttttctatctgtagctttgacatctgttatttttccatcaattgcagtcaactacaataatgccccagattggggcaacccattaacttgtatgaaaacttggtaattggctaaaattcaaagtaataacatcttacatttggtaaggtaaagaaggaaaacttggtttttcaccgattgacctttggctgaccccgcaaagggacgtaactcgcggcgaagtgttgatatgTGTATTACCACGACTCTTTTCAAGTTTGGCAAAAGAAAACATCTAGAAAAAATATTCCAAATTAAAAGTAGCCAAACATGAAAAGAGACATGATAATTGAGAAATAAAAAGTCGAAATTGAACTTTAAAGTCTTGAGTTTATTTTGCAGCATTGCTTCATACATATTTAAGGCCTAAATATTTCATGGATTTAGGCCAAAATGGcctatgattattttttttatcatttaggCCCTCTGTCCTATCAACTTGCATTCCAATCTGAATCACTGGTCTTCCCAAGATGTCATACAAGGCCAGAGGAATTCACAAatccaaaatttatttctgaacCCAAAACCATCCCCAAGAAATCTTTGTCGGCTAACAAGACTATAGGCTACTCACAAGCCACGATATATTACAAGACAAGGAAGAACTTGCGCAAAAAagacaaaattaaaatgaaacgaGAAAGGAAGGAAATAGGAAGAAAGCAAACTGAAAGGCTTAGTAAagctaaaacaaaatgatagcacaataaataaaatgaaactactgtaatacacatatattatgtatatatgaaaagaaaaaacccCACACCTGATGAATGTTTTTGTATTATCAAATGTTTTTCCTTGTGTAcctgaataaataaaaactcTTTGATGAATAATTTTACTTTTTGTTCCCAGCAATTTAGCACAAATATAAACTGAAAGTATGTTTCATAATGTAATTTCTGCTTATTCAAAAGAAGTCCAAAAAGCTTCACCTGTCCGAAAACCACCTTCTATTCGGAATTACCTGCTTCATATTTACagtatttttgttaaatattatcccatg is part of the Ostrea edulis chromosome 2, xbOstEdul1.1, whole genome shotgun sequence genome and harbors:
- the LOC125680460 gene encoding uncharacterized protein LOC125680460 isoform X1 yields the protein MEGNCIQERDKKGRFKKASSTATITISTCTDENNNHPDFIDVNSEDPLAQVDEYDENKETSDLFQGRRVVEFSILVDHLQRGCFLCHTPLDLVDSEKERRYGLASLLYVRCRKCDELTIIPTGKRHNIGQNGQGPFDINTKLAVGIYPMGNTFRIKNSTMIL
- the LOC125680460 gene encoding uncharacterized protein LOC125680460 isoform X2; the encoded protein is MEGNCIQERDKKGRFKKASSTATITISTCTDENNNHPDFIDVNSEDPLAQVDEYDENKETSDLFQGRRVVEFSILVDHLQRGCFLCHTPLDLVDSEKERRYGLASLLYVRCRKCDELTIIPTGKRHNIGQNGQGPFDINTKLAESTLWEIPFG